A region from the Candidatus Cloacimonadota bacterium genome encodes:
- a CDS encoding glycosyltransferase N-terminal domain-containing protein, giving the protein MINRVLVSCYRLLTELLFVISRPLLWLILPLYRYRGALYPPKSRSDRPILIHCASVGEVNAVIPLLRELINKGYPLHISTVTVTGLELVKRSFRNLDASLAPLDIASLRDKQLDALSPALILVVETEIWPMLLDRAAYRRIPVLFINARMSKKSAIAYGRIQALIRYIARSVKLVLAQSDADRDRFHSLLDVSSINAGNLKYCLTLPLFDPISKKQEFGFDADDLVLVWGSSRPGEEALILDIYAKLKEKYPTLRLVLAPRHPKRCDEVEKLLRNTVYRRLSDMASESVDIVLIDTLGQLAGAYTISDIAIVGGSFYDYGGHNPLEPAFYAKAIIIGEYHHSCKASVEKLLSNNAIIVSNKAKLEKDLVSLLQDAKQRQEMGERAKIVLTENADALQNHMEGIERWMR; this is encoded by the coding sequence ATGATAAACCGCGTTCTTGTTAGCTGCTACAGGCTTCTTACGGAGCTACTATTCGTTATCAGCCGCCCGCTGCTTTGGCTGATACTTCCTCTTTACCGTTATCGTGGAGCTTTGTATCCGCCGAAGTCCCGATCGGATCGTCCAATTTTGATACATTGTGCATCGGTAGGTGAAGTGAATGCGGTAATCCCTTTACTACGAGAATTGATCAACAAAGGCTATCCCTTACATATTAGCACGGTAACAGTCACGGGGCTGGAGCTGGTAAAACGCAGCTTTAGGAATCTTGATGCAAGCCTTGCACCTTTGGATATAGCGTCTTTGAGAGATAAACAACTGGATGCGCTCTCTCCAGCTTTGATTCTGGTGGTAGAGACCGAGATTTGGCCAATGCTCCTGGATCGGGCTGCGTATAGAAGAATTCCGGTGCTATTTATAAATGCCAGAATGAGCAAGAAAAGTGCTATCGCATACGGCAGGATTCAAGCTTTAATCAGATATATTGCCCGCAGTGTCAAATTGGTACTAGCGCAAAGTGATGCCGACCGGGATCGCTTTCATTCTTTACTGGATGTATCATCCATCAATGCGGGTAACCTGAAATATTGCCTCACTCTGCCCCTCTTCGATCCCATAAGCAAAAAACAAGAATTTGGATTTGATGCGGATGACCTTGTTCTGGTGTGGGGCAGCTCGCGTCCTGGGGAAGAAGCTCTTATACTGGACATTTATGCGAAACTGAAAGAAAAGTATCCTACTCTGCGCCTTGTCCTGGCGCCCCGTCATCCCAAACGCTGTGATGAAGTGGAGAAGTTACTGCGCAATACAGTATATCGTAGGTTATCGGACATGGCTTCAGAGTCTGTAGATATTGTTCTGATAGATACTCTGGGGCAATTGGCAGGAGCTTATACTATCTCCGATATTGCCATTGTGGGAGGTTCTTTCTACGATTATGGGGGGCATAATCCCCTGGAGCCAGCCTTTTATGCCAAAGCCATCATCATAGGTGAATACCATCATTCATGCAAAGCATCAGTAGAGAAACTGCTGAGTAACAATGCAATAATCGTATCGAACAAAGCCAAGCTGGAGAAAGACCTGGTTAGCTTGCTGCAAGACGCCAAACAAAGGCAGGAAATGGGTGAGAGGGCAAAAATAGTCTTGACGGAAAATGCGGATGCGCTTCAGAATCACATGGAAGGAATAGAGAGATGGATGAGATGA
- the amrS gene encoding AmmeMemoRadiSam system radical SAM enzyme, whose protein sequence is MDEMKREAMYYKKLKSGALQCELCPAYCVIHPCESGRCRSRENIEGKLYAVNYDKSIGLSIDPIEKKPLYHFHPGSRILSLGPNSCNLTCRFCQNYSISQLQSNTVTIGIDDLYNTILKESRYKQVAFTYTEPITWYEYILDFSKKYPDVDVVMITNGYINSTPLEELLPWVKAMNIDLKSIHSGFYKEQCGGELNPVLKTIRQAWNAGVHLELTFLMIPGLNDSDKEIEEISEFVNDISPDLPLHISAYHPDYLADNPPTSMDDIGRAVNIARKRLHYVYGGNIAVEDYAHTLCPECKTTLIYRGFMNTKSSVLRDGKCPQCNHAIYGVYEA, encoded by the coding sequence ATGGATGAGATGAAACGCGAGGCAATGTATTATAAAAAGCTGAAAAGCGGGGCATTACAATGCGAATTGTGCCCAGCGTACTGTGTTATTCATCCCTGTGAGAGCGGAAGATGCCGCAGCAGGGAGAATATCGAGGGAAAGCTGTATGCTGTAAACTATGATAAAAGCATAGGCTTGAGCATCGATCCCATCGAAAAAAAGCCACTGTATCACTTTCATCCCGGTTCCAGAATTCTCTCTTTGGGTCCAAACTCCTGCAATCTCACTTGCCGCTTTTGTCAGAACTACAGCATATCCCAATTACAGAGCAATACTGTAACAATCGGGATAGACGACTTATATAACACTATCCTAAAAGAAAGCAGATACAAGCAAGTAGCTTTCACGTATACAGAACCGATAACCTGGTACGAATACATCCTGGATTTTAGCAAAAAGTATCCGGATGTGGATGTGGTAATGATAACGAATGGCTATATCAACAGCACACCTCTAGAAGAATTGTTGCCGTGGGTAAAAGCTATGAACATAGACCTCAAATCTATCCACTCCGGCTTTTACAAGGAACAATGCGGGGGAGAGCTGAATCCTGTGTTAAAAACCATACGACAGGCATGGAACGCTGGTGTTCATTTGGAACTGACCTTTTTAATGATACCCGGTTTGAACGACAGCGATAAAGAGATTGAAGAGATCAGCGAATTTGTGAATGATATCAGTCCCGATCTGCCCTTGCATATCTCCGCATACCATCCGGACTATCTGGCAGATAATCCACCCACAAGCATGGATGACATCGGCAGAGCAGTAAATATAGCGAGAAAACGGCTGCATTATGTGTATGGAGGAAATATAGCCGTGGAAGACTATGCCCATACTCTATGCCCGGAATGTAAAACCACGTTGATCTACAGGGGATTCATGAACACGAAAAGTTCGGTATTGCGGGACGGGAAGTGTCCCCAGTGTAATCATGCCATCTATGGAGTATATGAAGCGTAA
- a CDS encoding NusG domain II-containing protein, producing MKRKYLRSLSISDLILVVIILMIAFLTYRSYGREKNSLYIYKDSQLFGVYQLDTPQDIVVDDHVRIQIADGKARISHSDCPDKRCVKQGFNNNMPIICLPNHVVLEFKSREEDRKLILY from the coding sequence ATGAAGCGTAAATATTTGCGCAGCCTTAGCATCAGCGACCTGATCCTGGTTGTTATTATTCTGATGATAGCTTTTCTTACTTACCGATCCTATGGTAGAGAGAAAAATAGCCTGTATATTTATAAAGACTCACAGCTATTTGGAGTCTATCAACTGGATACTCCGCAGGATATCGTTGTCGATGATCACGTAAGGATTCAAATCGCTGATGGCAAAGCCAGGATTTCCCACAGTGACTGCCCGGACAAACGCTGTGTGAAACAGGGATTCAACAATAATATGCCGATTATCTGCCTGCCTAATCATGTGGTGTTGGAGTTCAAAAGTAGGGAAGAGGATCGCAAGTTGATCCTGTATTAG
- a CDS encoding glycosyltransferase codes for MKIALYASNHGFGHASRIAALAQSFIEYGCYVYICSDRPAFLFQDLPDGHWEYRESKLDRGVVHKENLVTDLEKTKAALMELFSQREELVAAEILFLREQGVDLVVSDVPFLIVEACLYTEVPIFGVSNFDWYFIYQELFGNDEDIIPILSVIHSLYRRMNRSFLLDLGAPYSVPGFKNPIDGGLVARTKSEYVSPYDKYGIKEGTQILLLMFGGEGAIEIPIEAICKAWDGVVISPYRGYKASNLLHVEQDDDFISLMQHSDIVICKPGYSTFAEVLSMGKSMIYIPRRNYPEERVLITGVKDYPGAKRVDCFPEEVGEIRKLFTEVRQGDFKKNKANGVLAGKIINEFVKVKYPQDRIVSVCDLGSNNMNYILYNKSKDKVIHRYWCTTGLGLDFRDGRLSEESITQALQAMSSILKIDSAIASEKKLIATGISRMAQNSGELLDEIHVRWSFKGKVINAKTEMKYAWLAAQPLMLHNTVNIILDIGGVSTEIVWGSPNGKYCGESMPFGLINLYLNENKGVSVEQVVLKELNRLPLYENIQLIVVGLTATMLFRYIRKAGIKDSLGSNGEKLEYNELSRLITDIFQDKVMEYQSMAHSPREIVSMGIAARVIQLVLDRYRSSYFVVCNDGISVGYAKWMK; via the coding sequence ATGAAAATTGCATTGTACGCTTCCAATCACGGCTTTGGTCATGCCTCCAGAATAGCTGCACTGGCACAAAGCTTTATTGAATATGGCTGCTATGTTTACATCTGTAGCGATCGTCCTGCCTTTCTCTTTCAGGATTTGCCGGATGGGCATTGGGAATACCGTGAAAGCAAACTCGATAGGGGAGTAGTTCATAAAGAGAACCTTGTCACAGACCTGGAAAAGACCAAAGCAGCTTTGATGGAATTGTTTTCGCAGCGGGAGGAATTGGTAGCTGCTGAGATACTTTTCCTTCGCGAGCAGGGTGTTGATCTGGTAGTAAGTGATGTTCCTTTCCTAATCGTGGAAGCATGCTTATATACAGAGGTACCGATTTTCGGTGTCAGCAACTTCGACTGGTACTTTATCTATCAAGAACTCTTTGGGAATGATGAAGATATTATTCCCATTCTCTCTGTAATCCATTCTCTATACAGACGGATGAATAGAAGCTTTCTCTTGGATTTGGGGGCACCATATAGTGTTCCCGGTTTCAAGAATCCCATTGATGGAGGTTTGGTAGCCAGGACAAAAAGTGAGTACGTAAGTCCTTATGATAAATATGGCATAAAGGAAGGCACACAGATTTTGTTATTGATGTTTGGTGGAGAGGGAGCGATCGAGATACCTATTGAAGCCATCTGTAAAGCGTGGGACGGTGTTGTAATAAGCCCATATAGAGGGTATAAGGCATCCAATCTCCTTCATGTAGAACAAGATGACGATTTTATCAGCTTGATGCAGCATTCCGATATTGTGATCTGCAAACCCGGATACAGCACATTTGCAGAAGTATTGAGCATGGGAAAATCTATGATCTACATACCTCGGAGAAACTACCCTGAAGAACGGGTATTGATAACCGGTGTTAAGGATTATCCGGGAGCAAAAAGAGTGGATTGCTTTCCCGAGGAAGTGGGGGAGATCAGAAAACTTTTTACCGAAGTACGTCAGGGAGACTTCAAGAAAAATAAGGCGAATGGGGTTTTGGCTGGAAAGATAATCAATGAGTTTGTGAAAGTAAAATACCCTCAAGATAGGATCGTGAGCGTGTGCGACTTGGGATCGAACAATATGAACTACATCCTTTACAACAAGAGCAAAGATAAAGTGATTCATCGTTATTGGTGCACCACTGGCCTGGGACTCGACTTCAGGGACGGGAGATTGTCGGAAGAAAGTATAACACAAGCTCTGCAAGCAATGAGCAGCATACTGAAAATCGATTCTGCCATTGCTTCGGAAAAGAAGTTGATAGCTACAGGCATCAGCAGAATGGCACAAAACTCCGGTGAATTGTTGGATGAAATTCACGTCCGCTGGTCTTTTAAAGGCAAAGTAATAAATGCCAAAACTGAGATGAAGTACGCTTGGCTGGCGGCACAACCTCTAATGCTTCACAATACAGTGAATATCATACTGGACATTGGAGGAGTAAGTACGGAAATCGTGTGGGGAAGCCCAAACGGGAAATACTGCGGAGAATCAATGCCATTTGGCCTGATCAATCTGTATTTGAACGAAAATAAAGGTGTATCAGTAGAACAGGTAGTCTTGAAAGAGCTAAACCGATTACCATTGTATGAAAATATCCAGCTGATTGTAGTGGGACTTACTGCTACAATGCTCTTTCGCTACATCAGGAAGGCTGGTATAAAGGACAGTCTAGGGTCAAATGGAGAAAAGCTGGAGTATAATGAGCTTTCAAGGCTAATTACAGACATTTTTCAGGATAAAGTAATGGAGTATCAAAGTATGGCTCATAGCCCTCGTGAGATTGTTTCAATGGGCATTGCGGCACGTGTCATTCAGCTTGTGCTGGACAGATATCGTAGTTCATATTTTGTGGTATGCAACGATGGAATATCAGTAGGATACGCAAAGTGGATGAAATAA
- the aroF gene encoding 3-deoxy-7-phosphoheptulonate synthase, translated as MDEINSFGHGNFGIIAGPCSIEDYDSLYQSAKILKEMGIKYLRGGAYKLRTSVHSFRGLGDSGILHLARVGQELGLKTVSECTQIDKVDFMAKNIDVLVVGTRNMQNYPLLELLGKIDKPVILKRGMAATYDEWMAAAEYIIENGNEQVILCERGIRTFETETRYTLDLSAIKVMQQKCGIPVIIDPSHAAGNRALVPSLAMASIAGGADGLMIECCVNPCESICDADQTIEPETLRSIINAVVDLRQHLNRI; from the coding sequence GTGGATGAAATAAACAGCTTTGGACACGGCAACTTTGGGATTATCGCCGGTCCATGTTCAATAGAAGATTATGACAGCTTGTATCAAAGCGCAAAGATTCTAAAAGAAATGGGAATCAAATATCTGCGCGGCGGTGCTTACAAGCTGCGTACATCCGTGCATAGTTTCAGGGGTCTGGGAGATAGCGGAATTCTGCATTTGGCAAGAGTAGGACAGGAGTTGGGTTTGAAAACCGTATCGGAATGCACTCAGATAGATAAAGTGGACTTTATGGCCAAAAATATAGATGTCTTGGTGGTAGGAACCAGAAATATGCAAAACTACCCACTATTAGAACTCTTGGGCAAAATCGATAAACCGGTTATCCTTAAAAGAGGGATGGCCGCAACCTATGATGAATGGATGGCCGCAGCCGAATATATCATCGAAAATGGTAATGAGCAGGTCATCCTCTGCGAAAGAGGAATACGCACTTTCGAAACGGAAACACGCTATACCTTGGACTTATCTGCAATCAAAGTAATGCAGCAAAAATGTGGAATACCTGTGATAATAGATCCATCGCACGCAGCAGGTAATCGTGCTCTGGTTCCGTCTCTGGCTATGGCGTCAATTGCCGGGGGTGCAGATGGTCTGATGATCGAATGCTGTGTAAATCCTTGCGAAAGTATCTGCGATGCGGATCAGACAATAGAACCAGAAACTCTGAGGAGTATAATTAATGCTGTTGTAGATTTGCGTCAGCATCTTAATAGGATATAA
- the miaB gene encoding tRNA (N6-isopentenyl adenosine(37)-C2)-methylthiotransferase MiaB, with product MKFYIETYGCQMNVSDSELIYSILRESGYQPAKDIDDTDILLFNTCSVRDHAEQRVLGRISNERHRKREKPGFKIVVLGCMAQRIGQRLLSEDLGIDCAVGVDQYKYLPHILAQETGSALDLNSQEIYEEMLPHHQDSRCAYVTIMRGCNNFCSYCIVPYVRGRERSRPYDDILKDVQSAVSQGMMDITLLGQNVNSYHWRDLSFPSMLRRITEDVPQMYRLRFITSHPKDLSDELVEEMKNNSKICHHIHLPLQSGNSEILQKMNRSYSYPHYFSRIQVLKQAMPDIGITTDIIAGFPGETEEQFEDTLRAMREIEYDYAFCFKYSPREGTEAATHKDQVPEAIRLERLQRMIDLQREITLKKFRAQIGRTVEVYVEDFSKKNKEQVSGKTSDFKIAVLGGDESMIGTLVSARVIDATAGTLICQ from the coding sequence ATGAAGTTTTATATAGAAACATATGGCTGTCAGATGAATGTATCGGATAGCGAGCTAATCTACTCCATTCTACGTGAGTCCGGGTATCAACCCGCCAAAGATATCGATGATACAGATATTTTACTCTTCAATACATGCTCCGTGAGAGATCATGCCGAACAGCGAGTTTTGGGTAGGATATCAAACGAAAGACATCGTAAGAGGGAGAAACCTGGCTTCAAAATAGTAGTATTGGGCTGTATGGCTCAACGAATAGGGCAGAGGCTTCTGTCGGAAGATCTGGGTATAGATTGCGCAGTGGGAGTGGATCAATATAAGTATCTACCGCATATATTGGCGCAAGAAACAGGTTCGGCACTGGATTTGAATTCTCAAGAGATCTATGAGGAAATGCTGCCGCATCATCAAGATTCCCGCTGTGCCTATGTAACCATCATGCGGGGATGCAACAATTTCTGCTCCTATTGCATAGTGCCTTATGTGCGTGGCAGAGAACGAAGCAGACCTTACGATGATATTCTGAAAGACGTCCAAAGCGCTGTATCACAAGGAATGATGGATATAACTCTCTTGGGACAAAACGTTAATTCCTACCACTGGCGTGATCTCAGTTTCCCCAGCATGTTGAGAAGGATAACTGAGGATGTACCTCAGATGTATCGCTTGAGGTTCATTACTTCACATCCCAAAGACCTTTCAGATGAACTGGTTGAAGAAATGAAGAACAATTCTAAGATATGCCATCACATTCATTTACCCTTACAGAGCGGAAACAGCGAGATTTTACAGAAGATGAACAGATCATATAGCTATCCTCATTATTTTAGTAGGATACAAGTGCTTAAACAGGCTATGCCCGATATTGGCATTACTACAGACATCATTGCCGGATTCCCCGGAGAAACTGAAGAACAGTTTGAAGATACTCTAAGGGCTATGCGTGAGATCGAGTACGATTATGCCTTCTGCTTCAAATATAGTCCCCGCGAAGGCACCGAAGCCGCTACACACAAGGATCAGGTTCCTGAAGCCATTCGACTGGAACGTTTGCAGAGAATGATCGATCTACAACGGGAGATTACTCTCAAGAAGTTTCGCGCTCAGATTGGTAGAACCGTAGAAGTCTATGTGGAAGACTTCAGTAAAAAAAATAAAGAACAGGTTTCCGGAAAGACCAGCGATTTTAAAATTGCAGTATTGGGCGGAGACGAATCGATGATCGGAACTTTGGTAAGTGCCAGGGTGATAGACGCCACAGCGGGCACGTTAATATGCCAGTAG
- a CDS encoding YicC family protein: MKSMTGFGKSHQSMHNIECDIEIKSVNGRYLDIKSYLPRELSFFEFELRKESSKYLSRGSIEIRVNINDYREPKLRLNEPKLRKYYDIIKQAQTSLHLQKDVSLEFLLNEPGVIENGNQLSEDKELHEILLCTLREALNDICRSMINEAKDIQKVLSNSMDDISTAINDVEQAVKPYKQEIFDNMNKRIKEIMGEYQIENTEQRLIQELALYIDKYDIQEEITRLKSHINTFRETVKLEQEIGKTLNFILQEMQREANTLGSKFSNSNTFKDVLIIKEEIEKCREIVQNVS, encoded by the coding sequence ATGAAAAGTATGACCGGATTCGGGAAAAGCCATCAGAGCATGCACAATATTGAATGTGATATCGAAATCAAAAGCGTTAACGGCAGATACCTGGATATAAAGAGCTACCTGCCCCGTGAACTGAGCTTCTTTGAATTTGAGCTTCGAAAAGAGAGCTCGAAATACCTCTCTCGTGGCTCGATTGAGATCAGGGTAAACATAAATGACTATCGAGAGCCTAAACTACGTTTAAATGAGCCAAAACTGAGAAAGTACTACGATATCATTAAACAGGCACAAACTTCCCTTCATCTACAGAAAGATGTTTCTCTGGAGTTTCTTCTCAATGAACCCGGAGTAATCGAGAATGGCAATCAATTATCCGAAGACAAAGAGCTTCACGAGATTCTGCTCTGTACTCTGAGAGAAGCATTGAATGATATTTGTAGATCCATGATTAATGAGGCCAAAGACATACAGAAGGTATTATCGAACTCCATGGATGACATTAGTACTGCAATAAATGATGTAGAACAAGCAGTTAAACCATACAAGCAAGAAATCTTTGATAACATGAACAAACGAATTAAAGAGATTATGGGTGAGTATCAGATAGAAAACACTGAACAAAGATTAATACAAGAACTTGCCCTGTACATAGATAAATACGATATACAAGAGGAGATTACACGCTTGAAATCTCATATTAATACTTTCAGGGAGACTGTGAAACTAGAGCAGGAAATTGGCAAGACCCTGAACTTCATCCTTCAGGAAATGCAGCGTGAAGCCAATACTTTGGGCTCTAAATTCTCTAATAGCAATACATTCAAAGATGTGTTGATCATCAAAGAAGAGATAGAAAAATGCCGGGAGATTGTCCAGAATGTATCCTGA
- a CDS encoding VacB/RNase II family 3'-5' exoribonuclease, with product MKEQSNDHTSRSAKLIEGIFDATSLARDRSFAFVRTAAKDYFVDSEDTLNAYHNDVVLIEPQSRRNRGEHGVVRRIVKRANEQIPGGISKAKNKWIFVASNPKIHSWFEVNELGGAVPGQKVILTVTNWGDHLSGKMPGGKITEVLGQSGDPQVELLAVIRQYQLPLSFPDEVLEEVQNLPLEPDEHEIIKRKDLRDIYTFTIDPASAKDFDDAISIEESKQGWILWVHIADVAHYVGTDTKTFAEASVRGNSFYFPKKVIPMIPERLSNQICSLRPDEDKLVMTVQTEFDKQGNVLKQSMYEAVIRSNVRLVYEEVDAYFEGKASQFSPTLKKALDDSRKLSAALSKIRLDNGYIFFDLPEIEYLYDEEGFVHHLGIAEETESHKLIENFMLVANEYTATQLSKKAPASIYRIHEDPDTMKIERLREVLDFYGIAYLEKENLNKSVQNLLSSLPNKDYHKVFDRIILRSMKKAKYSPLHIRHFGLALENYTHFTSPIRRLCDLAVHHLCKIHVIRSSNSKISKDQIIRWANVASEQELQADAAERDIEKVYSATYMRDKVGELFTGMMISANSSGALIRLNEIPVTAMLQITQFGKGKWEYRDREMRFVNPSNSESFELLDSVKVRIMEVSDDVYLELTGEPDCHTHYHRIKRMEIKQVNSKHRIMVDAKSDRKNGENKHRRQGRKRR from the coding sequence ATGAAAGAACAGTCTAACGATCATACCTCACGGAGTGCCAAGCTGATTGAAGGTATATTTGATGCCACATCACTGGCCAGAGACCGCTCCTTCGCCTTTGTAAGAACGGCGGCGAAGGACTATTTCGTTGATAGTGAAGACACCCTAAATGCGTATCACAATGATGTCGTCTTGATAGAGCCGCAAAGTCGCAGAAACCGGGGAGAACACGGAGTGGTACGCCGCATAGTGAAGCGGGCAAACGAGCAGATCCCCGGAGGAATCTCCAAAGCAAAGAACAAATGGATATTTGTAGCGTCAAACCCCAAAATTCATAGCTGGTTTGAAGTAAATGAGCTAGGGGGAGCTGTACCCGGACAGAAAGTGATTCTTACCGTTACAAATTGGGGAGATCACCTTAGCGGAAAGATGCCCGGCGGCAAGATCACAGAGGTGTTGGGGCAATCCGGAGATCCTCAGGTCGAGCTCCTGGCTGTAATCCGCCAATACCAATTACCGCTAAGTTTTCCGGATGAGGTGTTGGAAGAGGTTCAGAACCTGCCTTTGGAGCCGGATGAGCACGAAATTATAAAACGGAAGGACTTGCGTGATATCTATACTTTCACCATCGATCCTGCATCAGCTAAGGACTTTGATGATGCAATATCGATAGAGGAGAGCAAGCAGGGTTGGATACTGTGGGTTCATATTGCTGATGTAGCTCATTATGTGGGCACGGACACTAAAACATTCGCTGAGGCGTCAGTAAGAGGTAATAGCTTCTATTTCCCCAAGAAGGTGATTCCAATGATCCCGGAGCGCTTATCAAACCAGATATGCAGTTTGCGTCCGGATGAAGATAAGCTGGTAATGACAGTTCAAACCGAATTTGACAAGCAAGGAAATGTGCTGAAACAAAGCATGTATGAAGCTGTAATCCGCTCCAATGTGCGGTTAGTATATGAAGAAGTAGATGCTTATTTCGAAGGGAAAGCCAGCCAGTTCTCCCCCACCTTGAAGAAAGCTCTGGACGACAGTCGCAAGCTCTCTGCTGCCCTCAGTAAGATCAGACTGGACAATGGATATATATTCTTCGATTTGCCTGAAATTGAATACCTGTATGATGAAGAAGGTTTTGTCCACCATTTGGGCATAGCGGAGGAAACCGAAAGTCATAAATTAATAGAGAACTTTATGTTGGTGGCAAATGAGTACACCGCTACTCAGTTGTCAAAGAAAGCACCTGCTTCCATCTATCGCATTCACGAAGATCCAGACACTATGAAGATTGAGCGATTGAGGGAGGTATTGGACTTCTATGGCATAGCTTACCTGGAAAAGGAAAACCTGAACAAGAGTGTTCAAAACTTGCTGTCATCTCTACCAAATAAAGACTATCATAAAGTGTTTGACCGCATTATCCTCCGTAGCATGAAAAAGGCCAAATACTCGCCATTACACATCCGTCACTTCGGTTTGGCATTGGAAAACTACACGCATTTTACCAGTCCTATTCGCCGTCTCTGTGATCTGGCCGTACACCATCTATGCAAGATACACGTGATCCGAAGCTCCAATAGCAAAATCAGCAAAGACCAGATCATACGCTGGGCAAATGTAGCATCTGAGCAGGAGTTACAAGCTGATGCAGCAGAAAGGGATATAGAGAAAGTATATAGCGCTACCTACATGCGAGATAAAGTGGGAGAGTTGTTTACCGGTATGATGATTTCCGCAAACAGCTCCGGCGCTTTGATTCGTCTCAACGAGATTCCCGTAACGGCAATGTTGCAGATAACTCAATTTGGAAAAGGGAAATGGGAGTATCGGGATCGTGAGATGCGCTTTGTGAATCCCTCAAATTCCGAATCTTTTGAACTTTTGGACAGCGTGAAAGTGCGCATCATGGAAGTGAGCGATGATGTATATCTGGAATTAACGGGAGAACCTGATTGCCATACACATTATCACCGGATCAAACGCATGGAAATAAAACAAGTAAACAGCAAACACAGAATTATGGTTGACGCCAAATCGGATCGAAAAAATGGTGAGAATAAACACAGACGACAAGGCAGGAAAAGAAGATAA
- the murI gene encoding glutamate racemase, with translation MKKPIGIFDSGVGGLTVYKAIRDAFPEEDLVYFGDTARVPYGPKSPNTIIEYSVQNARFLLQQGIKILIVACNTSSSVAIPHLRKLTHIPIIGVIEPGSEVAVRTTRNLNIGVIGTEGTVRSEAYSKAIHIHNPEANIFSKACPLFVPIVEEGWQDHPIARQVVEEYLLSMLEKGIDTLVLGCTHYPLLSHIIQDYMGDNVKLVDSADAITMHLKSLLPFEHDGNAGKDSFYVSDNEDKFATIASRILNNPMRNLKRVRLFESWFID, from the coding sequence ATGAAGAAACCAATCGGGATATTCGATTCAGGCGTTGGAGGCCTTACAGTATACAAGGCTATTCGTGATGCTTTCCCGGAAGAAGACTTGGTGTATTTTGGTGATACAGCACGAGTTCCTTATGGACCAAAGTCTCCAAATACAATTATAGAATACTCGGTTCAAAACGCTAGATTCCTGCTTCAGCAAGGCATCAAAATCCTGATTGTAGCTTGCAATACATCCTCCTCAGTCGCTATCCCACATTTGCGCAAACTCACGCACATACCGATAATTGGCGTGATCGAACCTGGAAGTGAAGTTGCTGTTCGTACCACCAGAAACTTGAATATCGGAGTTATCGGTACTGAGGGTACGGTGCGTAGTGAAGCTTATAGCAAAGCGATCCATATTCATAACCCTGAAGCTAATATATTCTCAAAAGCCTGCCCTCTCTTTGTGCCAATAGTGGAAGAAGGCTGGCAGGATCATCCTATCGCTCGGCAAGTTGTAGAGGAGTACCTTTTATCCATGCTGGAGAAGGGCATCGATACTCTTGTTCTGGGCTGTACACACTATCCCTTATTATCTCATATTATACAGGATTACATGGGCGATAATGTGAAACTGGTTGATAGTGCAGATGCTATTACCATGCACCTAAAGAGTTTATTACCATTTGAACATGACGGTAATGCTGGAAAAGATAGCTTCTATGTGAGTGACAATGAGGACAAGTTTGCTACTATAGCAAGCAGAATTCTGAACAATCCCATGCGCAATTTGAAACGCGTCCGGCTCTTTGAGAGCTGGTTCATCGACTGA